The following proteins are encoded in a genomic region of Vulpes vulpes isolate BD-2025 chromosome X, VulVul3, whole genome shotgun sequence:
- the AGTR2 gene encoding type-2 angiotensin II receptor, whose product MKSNITLATISKNITNSLHFGLVNIIGNESTFNCSHKPSDKHLDAIPVLYYIIFVIGFLVNTIVVTLFCCQKGPKKVSSIYIFNLAVADLLLLATLPLWASYYSYRYDWLFGPVMCKVFGSFLTLNMFASIFFITCMSVDRYQSVIYPFLSQRRNPWQASYIVPLVWCMACLSSLPTFYFRDVRTIEYLGVNACIMAFPPEKYAQWSAGIALMKNILGFIIPLIFIATCYFGIRKHLLKTNSYGKNRITRDQVLKMAAAVVLAFIICWLPFHVLTFLDALAWMGVINSCEVIAVIDLALPFAILLGFTNSCINPFLYCFVGNRFQQKLRRVFRVPITWLQGKRESVSCRKSSSLREMETFVS is encoded by the coding sequence ATGAAGAGCAACATCACCCTTGCCACCATCAGCAAAAACATTACCAACAGCCTTCACTTCGGACTTGTGAACATCATTGGCAACGAGTCTACCTTTAACTGCTCGCATAAGCCGTCAGATAAGCACTTAGATGCAATTCCTGTCCTCTACTATATTATTTTTGTGATTGGATTTCTTGTCAATACTATTGTGGTTACACTGTTCTGTTGTCAAAAGGGTCCTAAAAAGGTTTCCAGCATTTACATCTTCAACCTGGCTGTGGCTGACTTGCTGCTTTTGGCTACTCTTCCTCTCTGGGCAAGCTATTACTCTTACAGATATGACTGGCTCTTTGGACCTGTGATGTGCAAAGTTTTTGGTTCTTTCCTGACCCTGAACATGTTTGCTAGCATTTTTTTTATCACCTGCATGAGTGTTGATAGGTACCAATCTGTTATCTATCCTTTTCTGTCTCAAAGAAGAAATCCCTGGCAAGCATCTTATATAGTTCCCCTCGTTTGGTGTATGGCCTGTCTGTCCTCATTGCCAACATTCTATTTCCGAGATGTCAGAACCATTGAGTATTTGGGAGTGAATGCTTGCATTATGGCTTTCCCACCTGAGAAATATGCCCAATGGTCAGCTGGGATTGCCTTAATGAAAAATATCCTTGGTTTTATTATCCCTTTGATATTCATAGCAACATGCTATTTTGGCATCAGAAAACACTTACTGAAGACCAACAGCTATGGGAAGAACAGAATAACTCGTGACCAAGTCCTGAAGATGGCGGCTGCTGTTGTTCTGGCGTTCATCATTTGCTGGCTTCCCTTCCATGTTCTGACCTTCTTGGATGCTCTGGCCTGGATGGGTGTCATTAATAGCTGTGAAGTTATAGCAGTCATTGACCTGGCACTTCCTTTTGCCATCCTCCTGGGATTCACCAACAGCTGCATTAATCCCTTTCTGTATTGTTTTGTTGGTAACCGCTTCCAACAGAAGCTCCGCCGTGTGTTTCGGGTTCCAATTACTTGGCTCCAAGGCAAGCGAGAGAGTGTGTCGTGCCGCAAAAGCAGTTCCCTTAGAGAGATGGAGACTTTTGTGTCTTAA